One part of the Candidatus Schekmanbacteria bacterium genome encodes these proteins:
- a CDS encoding flavodoxin family protein: MSKVLVLYHSVSGNTESMAKEVAKGVEEEGIDVDIKKIADFDLDSITQYEGFIVGSPNYFGSMAAEIKSFFDKSVKFFKKLEWKVGAAFTSTGMQGGGGEMVLLDILKAMMIHGFIVKGEPSAGHFGPVAIGKPDEKILKECRLLGTKTAQLIKKLKK, translated from the coding sequence ATGTCAAAGGTTTTAGTACTCTATCATTCTGTAAGCGGCAATACTGAAAGTATGGCAAAAGAGGTTGCAAAGGGTGTCGAAGAGGAAGGTATCGATGTTGACATTAAAAAGATTGCTGATTTTGATTTGGACTCAATAACTCAATATGAAGGATTTATTGTGGGCTCGCCAAATTATTTTGGTTCAATGGCGGCTGAAATTAAAAGTTTTTTTGATAAATCAGTAAAATTTTTTAAAAAGCTTGAATGGAAAGTTGGTGCCGCCTTTACTTCTACAGGGATGCAGGGTGGAGGTGGAGAAATGGTGCTTTTGGATATTTTAAAAGCTATGATGATTCATGGATTCATTGTCAAGGGTGAGCCATCAGCAGGACACTTTGGACCTGTTGCAATTGGCAAACCTGATGAAAAGATATTAAAGGAATGCAGACTGCTTGGCACTAAAACTGCTCAACTCATTAAAAAATTGAAAAAGTGA